One window of the Natronomonas marina genome contains the following:
- a CDS encoding ferritin translates to MLKDPIQEALNEQINAELYSEYMYLSMAAYYEEEGLPGFAAWMRAQADEEHDHAMRIYDFVLDRDGRVLLDGIEEPPTEWESPAAAFEAAYDHEVEISGMIDDLVELARAENDNATENMLQWFVAEQVEEEATAADIVDKLRYVGDDGPGLLMIDRELGQRRGDAGTDDAPSGSTPE, encoded by the coding sequence ATGCTGAAAGACCCGATCCAGGAGGCGTTGAACGAGCAAATCAACGCCGAACTCTACTCGGAGTACATGTACCTCTCGATGGCCGCCTACTACGAGGAGGAGGGGCTTCCGGGGTTCGCCGCCTGGATGCGCGCCCAGGCCGACGAGGAGCACGACCACGCGATGCGCATTTACGACTTCGTCCTCGACCGGGACGGCAGGGTGCTGCTGGACGGCATCGAGGAACCGCCGACGGAGTGGGAGAGCCCCGCGGCCGCCTTCGAGGCGGCCTACGACCACGAGGTCGAGATAAGCGGGATGATCGACGACCTCGTCGAACTCGCCCGGGCCGAGAACGACAACGCGACCGAGAACATGCTCCAGTGGTTCGTCGCCGAACAGGTCGAGGAGGAGGCCACGGCAGCCGACATCGTCGACAAACTCCGGTACGTCGGCGACGACGGTCCGGGACTCCTGATGATCGACCGGGAACTCGGCCAGCGTCGCGGCGACGCCGGCACCGACGATGCCCCCTCTGGATCGACGCCGGAGTAG
- a CDS encoding SDR family NAD(P)-dependent oxidoreductase: MNGLSDRVAIVTGAGSGIGRATAVRLVREGAAVVVADVAAEEGRVVADAIESAGGDAAFVETDVTSSADIEELVAETVERYGSLDVAVNNAGILSPMVAIDEIDDADWERIVAINLEGVWNCMRHELPAMAENGGAVVNVTSVAGLVGMPTLSSYSATKHGVVGLTRSAALEYADAGVRINAVAPGPTETGIKPQGDDGRGEWLVSLLPDEATQGKGVSGRLLNWLSGGTIDRMAKTPMDRIAQPEEIASAIAFLASEEASFVTGQVLPVDGGQTAD, translated from the coding sequence ATGAACGGGCTTTCCGACCGGGTGGCCATCGTGACCGGCGCGGGCAGCGGGATCGGACGGGCGACGGCGGTCCGACTCGTCCGGGAGGGGGCGGCGGTCGTCGTCGCGGACGTCGCGGCGGAGGAGGGGCGGGTGGTCGCCGACGCCATCGAGTCGGCGGGCGGCGACGCGGCCTTCGTCGAGACCGACGTCACGTCGTCGGCCGACATCGAGGAACTGGTCGCCGAGACGGTCGAGCGATACGGCTCGCTGGACGTCGCCGTCAACAACGCGGGCATCCTCTCGCCGATGGTCGCCATCGACGAGATCGACGACGCCGACTGGGAGCGGATCGTGGCGATCAACCTCGAGGGCGTCTGGAACTGCATGCGCCACGAGTTGCCCGCGATGGCCGAAAACGGCGGCGCCGTCGTGAACGTCACCTCCGTCGCCGGACTCGTCGGCATGCCGACGCTGAGCAGTTACTCGGCGACCAAACACGGGGTGGTCGGGCTGACCCGCTCGGCCGCCCTCGAGTACGCCGACGCCGGCGTCCGCATCAACGCCGTCGCGCCCGGCCCGACCGAGACCGGCATCAAGCCACAGGGCGACGACGGACGCGGCGAGTGGCTCGTGTCGCTGCTCCCGGACGAGGCCACCCAGGGGAAGGGCGTCTCCGGCCGTCTGCTGAACTGGCTGTCCGGGGGCACCATCGACCGGATGGCGAAGACGCCGATGGACCGGATCGCCCAGCCCGAAGAGATAGCGAGCGCGATAGCGTTCCTCGCCTCCGAGGAGGCCTCGTTCGTGACCGGACAGGTGCTGCCCGTCGACGGCGGACAGACGGCGGATTAG
- a CDS encoding toxin-antitoxin system TumE family protein has protein sequence MASYTTVADWQDVEAGYVVDVTIRQTEDDQYPSGWDYSLHLGKVGGETVLRYDNAHERTKGHECHTGNDVEHIEFPGMLALYDRFKREVEEMSPVSWNWPE, from the coding sequence ATGGCGTCCTACACGACAGTTGCAGACTGGCAGGATGTCGAAGCTGGCTACGTCGTTGACGTTACCATCCGTCAGACGGAGGACGATCAGTACCCAAGCGGGTGGGACTACAGTCTCCACCTCGGAAAAGTCGGCGGCGAGACGGTCCTCAGGTACGATAACGCCCACGAACGGACAAAAGGGCACGAGTGCCACACCGGAAACGATGTCGAACACATCGAATTTCCCGGGATGCTCGCGCTCTACGACCGGTTCAAGCGAGAGGTCGAAGAGATGTCGCCCGTCTCGTGGAACTGGCCGGAGTAG
- a CDS encoding transcriptional regulator, translating into MPTLKVTIGERNRLDQRTQRRIKAAQEGEDLDEAQPVLNFGSYAELSRILSQKNLELLDAIFEYEPESIREAAELVDRDYKQVHRNLSELEDVGVIEFEGGGPGRAKKPILAYDGLEIDIPFAGSEDSTETAAP; encoded by the coding sequence ATGCCCACGCTCAAAGTCACCATCGGCGAACGTAATCGCCTCGACCAGCGTACTCAACGCCGTATCAAGGCCGCTCAGGAAGGGGAAGACCTCGACGAAGCTCAGCCGGTTCTGAACTTCGGGTCGTACGCGGAACTCAGTCGTATCCTCAGTCAGAAAAATCTGGAACTCTTGGACGCTATCTTCGAGTACGAACCCGAGAGCATCCGAGAAGCAGCCGAACTGGTAGACCGGGACTACAAACAGGTCCACCGGAACCTCTCGGAGCTCGAAGACGTCGGTGTCATCGAGTTCGAAGGCGGCGGCCCCGGGCGAGCGAAGAAGCCGATTCTGGCTTATGATGGTCTCGAAATCGACATTCCGTTCGCTGGATCAGAGGATAGTACAGAGACGGCAGCGCCGTGA
- the secY gene encoding preprotein translocase subunit SecY — MSWKEAAEPVLTRLPAVKRPTGHVPFKRKLGWTAGVLVLYFFLTNVPIYGLPEAGGSDIFGQFRSILGGAQGSLLQVGIGPIVTASIVLQLLGGADLLGLDTEENPRDQALYQGLQKTLVIIMTALTAAPMVFAGFLTPSPRIAGQIGISTTALAWLMFLQIFIGGMLILYMDEIISKWGVGSGIGLFIIAGVSQRLIGGFLSWSGVGTYIGFFPQWYRILTGSVEMASPLTIAGLSDLFLGPGRLLGLVTTLFIFVVVVYAESVRIEIPLSHARVKGARGRFPVKLIYASVLPMILVRALQANVQFLGRILYSQSPEGASAIVLFGERLPWLGQYTTPGGGGGFATPTGGLFYYVAPIYSPEDWMWWLGQTAAEPWQIMIRVGIDLTFMIVGGAIFAVFWVETTGMGPNATAKQIQNSGMQIPGFRQSPGVTEKVLERYIPQVTVIGGALVGLLAVMANMLGTVGQVTGTGLLLTVSITYKLYEEIAEEQLMEMHPMMRQMFG; from the coding sequence ATGAGCTGGAAGGAGGCCGCCGAACCGGTACTCACGCGCCTGCCCGCGGTGAAGCGCCCGACGGGTCACGTCCCGTTCAAGCGCAAGCTGGGCTGGACGGCGGGCGTGCTCGTACTGTATTTCTTCCTGACGAACGTCCCGATATACGGGCTCCCGGAGGCCGGTGGGTCGGACATCTTCGGGCAGTTCCGCTCCATCCTGGGCGGCGCCCAGGGGTCGCTGCTGCAGGTCGGGATCGGTCCAATCGTCACGGCGTCCATCGTGCTGCAACTGCTCGGCGGTGCGGACCTCCTCGGACTCGACACCGAGGAGAACCCCCGCGATCAGGCGCTGTACCAGGGCCTCCAGAAGACGCTCGTCATCATCATGACGGCGCTGACGGCGGCCCCGATGGTGTTCGCCGGCTTCCTCACGCCGTCCCCGCGAATCGCGGGCCAGATCGGCATCAGTACGACCGCCCTGGCGTGGCTGATGTTCCTCCAGATCTTCATCGGCGGAATGTTGATCCTCTACATGGACGAGATCATTTCCAAGTGGGGGGTCGGCTCCGGTATCGGGCTGTTCATCATCGCCGGCGTGAGCCAGCGCCTCATCGGCGGGTTCCTCTCGTGGAGCGGCGTCGGGACCTACATCGGCTTCTTCCCGCAGTGGTACCGAATCCTCACGGGGAGCGTCGAGATGGCCTCGCCGCTGACGATAGCGGGGCTGTCGGACCTGTTCCTCGGTCCCGGCCGGCTGCTCGGCCTCGTGACGACGCTCTTCATCTTCGTCGTGGTCGTCTACGCGGAGTCGGTCCGCATCGAGATTCCGCTCAGCCACGCACGGGTGAAGGGCGCCCGGGGCCGGTTCCCGGTGAAACTCATCTACGCGAGCGTCCTGCCGATGATCCTCGTCCGGGCGCTGCAGGCCAACGTCCAGTTCCTCGGCCGCATCCTCTACTCGCAGTCACCCGAGGGTGCGAGTGCCATCGTTCTGTTCGGCGAGCGGTTGCCGTGGCTCGGTCAGTACACGACCCCCGGTGGCGGTGGCGGGTTCGCCACCCCGACCGGCGGGCTGTTCTACTACGTCGCGCCGATCTACTCCCCGGAGGACTGGATGTGGTGGCTCGGCCAGACGGCTGCCGAACCGTGGCAGATCATGATCCGGGTCGGCATCGACCTGACGTTCATGATCGTCGGCGGCGCCATCTTCGCCGTCTTCTGGGTCGAGACGACCGGCATGGGACCGAACGCGACCGCAAAGCAGATCCAGAACTCCGGGATGCAGATTCCCGGCTTCCGGCAGTCACCCGGCGTCACCGAGAAGGTCCTAGAGCGGTACATCCCGCAGGTAACCGTCATCGGCGGCGCGCTGGTCGGCCTGCTGGCCGTCATGGCGAACATGCTCGGCACCGTCGGGCAGGTCACCGGCACCGGTCTGCTTTTGACCGTCTCCATCACCTACAAGCTCTACGAGGAGATCGCCGAAGAGCAGCTGATGGAGATGCACCCGATGATGCGCCAGATGTTCGGCTAA
- a CDS encoding uL15m family ribosomal protein produces the protein MTNKKRRQRGSRTHGGGSHKNRRGAGHRGGRGRAGRDKHEFHNYEPLGKSGFDRPQKVKRDVETINVRELDEDAVVLAAEGVAEESGDGYRVDARDVVEDGHEVDLVKVLGGGHVHNELEVVADAFSDDAAETLAEAGGEAVLSERGEELAAEAEEEADKDTTDEANEEA, from the coding sequence ATGACGAACAAGAAACGGCGACAGCGCGGCTCCCGAACGCACGGCGGCGGCTCCCACAAGAACCGCCGCGGCGCCGGCCACCGGGGCGGGCGTGGGCGAGCGGGCCGCGACAAACACGAGTTCCACAACTACGAACCGCTCGGCAAGTCCGGCTTCGACCGGCCCCAGAAGGTCAAGCGGGACGTCGAGACGATCAACGTCCGCGAACTCGACGAGGACGCGGTCGTCTTGGCCGCTGAGGGCGTCGCCGAGGAGTCCGGCGACGGCTACCGGGTCGACGCCCGCGACGTCGTCGAGGACGGCCACGAGGTCGACCTCGTGAAGGTGCTCGGCGGCGGCCACGTCCACAACGAACTCGAGGTGGTCGCCGACGCCTTCTCCGACGACGCCGCCGAGACGCTCGCGGAGGCGGGCGGCGAGGCCGTCCTCTCGGAGCGCGGCGAGGAGCTGGCCGCCGAGGCCGAGGAAGAAGCCGACAAAGATACAACGGACGAGGCCAACGAGGAAGCGTAA
- a CDS encoding 50S ribosomal protein L30, whose protein sequence is MIAVVQVRGEVNQSEAVADTLEMLNLGRVNHATFVPETDAYRGMVTKVNDWVAHGEPSEDVVALLLERRAEPAEGAADVDDAWVEENTDYADVPALASALVDEETTLSEQGLSPTLRLHPPRGGHDGIKHPTTEKGQLGKHTSEGIDELLEVMR, encoded by the coding sequence ATGATCGCGGTCGTCCAGGTCCGCGGCGAGGTCAACCAGAGCGAGGCCGTCGCCGACACCTTGGAGATGCTGAACCTCGGCCGGGTCAACCACGCGACCTTCGTGCCGGAGACCGACGCCTACCGCGGCATGGTGACGAAGGTCAACGACTGGGTGGCCCACGGCGAGCCCTCCGAGGACGTCGTGGCGCTGCTCCTCGAGCGTCGCGCCGAGCCCGCCGAGGGCGCGGCCGACGTCGACGACGCGTGGGTCGAAGAGAACACCGACTACGCGGACGTGCCGGCGCTGGCGTCGGCACTGGTCGACGAGGAGACGACCCTCTCCGAGCAGGGGCTGTCGCCGACGCTGCGGCTGCACCCGCCACGGGGCGGCCACGACGGCATCAAACACCCCACCACCGAGAAGGGCCAGCTCGGCAAGCACACGTCCGAGGGGATCGACGAGCTGCTGGAGGTGATGCGATAA
- a CDS encoding 30S ribosomal protein S5, with translation MSNGWEPRTRLGRKVAEDEITSMRDALQSGLPLKEPEIVDQLLPGLEDEVLDINMVQRMTDSGRRVKFRCVVVVGNRDGFVGYAQGRDDQVGGAIQKAIDIAKLNIIDVSRGCGSWECGCGRPHTVALRTTGKAGSVEVELQPAPRGLGLAGGETVRHVLELAGIEDIWTRSSGNTRTTVNFAKATFNALTATAESRVPERTLEKREVVE, from the coding sequence ATGAGTAACGGATGGGAGCCGCGAACGCGGCTCGGACGGAAGGTCGCAGAGGACGAGATCACCTCGATGCGGGACGCCCTGCAGTCGGGGCTGCCGCTGAAGGAGCCCGAAATCGTCGACCAGCTCCTGCCGGGGCTGGAGGACGAGGTGCTGGACATCAACATGGTCCAGCGGATGACCGACTCCGGCCGCCGGGTGAAGTTCCGGTGTGTCGTCGTCGTCGGCAACCGCGACGGCTTCGTCGGCTACGCGCAGGGCCGCGACGACCAGGTCGGTGGCGCCATCCAGAAGGCCATCGACATCGCGAAGCTGAACATCATCGACGTCTCCCGCGGCTGTGGGTCCTGGGAGTGCGGCTGCGGCCGCCCCCACACCGTCGCGCTGCGGACGACCGGCAAGGCCGGCAGCGTCGAGGTCGAACTCCAGCCCGCCCCGCGTGGACTGGGGCTGGCGGGCGGAGAGACCGTCCGTCACGTCCTCGAACTGGCCGGCATCGAGGACATCTGGACCCGCTCGTCGGGCAACACGCGGACGACGGTCAACTTCGCCAAGGCGACGTTCAACGCCCTGACGGCGACCGCCGAGTCGCGCGTCCCCGAGCGCACCCTCGAGAAGCGCGAGGTGGTAGAATGA
- a CDS encoding 50S ribosomal protein L18 codes for MATGPRYKVPMRRRREARTDYHQRLRLLKSGKPRLVARKSNNHTRAQLIVTSPQGDETVTSAVSGDLAEFGWEAPTGNLPAAYLTGYLAGKRALEAGLEEAVLDIGLNTATPGNKVFAVQEGAIDAGLEIPHNESVFADWQRTRGSHIAEYAEDLEEDLYGGEFDAAELPAHFDEVRERLEDNYE; via the coding sequence ATGGCGACAGGACCACGATACAAGGTGCCGATGCGGCGTCGCCGCGAGGCCCGAACGGACTACCACCAGAGGTTGCGCCTGCTGAAATCCGGCAAGCCACGCCTGGTCGCTCGCAAGAGCAACAACCACACCAGGGCGCAGCTGATAGTCACGAGCCCGCAGGGCGACGAGACGGTCACGAGCGCGGTGTCCGGCGACCTGGCGGAGTTCGGCTGGGAGGCGCCGACGGGCAACCTGCCCGCGGCGTACCTGACCGGCTACCTCGCCGGCAAGCGCGCACTCGAGGCCGGTCTCGAGGAGGCCGTCCTCGACATCGGTCTCAACACGGCGACGCCCGGCAACAAGGTGTTCGCAGTACAGGAAGGTGCAATCGACGCGGGGCTGGAGATTCCGCACAACGAGTCGGTGTTCGCCGACTGGCAGCGGACCCGCGGCTCCCACATCGCGGAGTACGCCGAGGACCTCGAGGAGGACCTCTACGGCGGCGAGTTCGACGCGGCGGAGCTTCCGGCCCACTTCGACGAGGTGCGAGAGCGCCTGGAGGACAACTATGAGTAA
- a CDS encoding 50S ribosomal protein L19e has protein sequence MTDLKAQKRLAADVLGVGENRVWFDPDSQGEIADAITRDDVRELVEEGVIEAEDTQGNSRGRARERNEKRSYGHRKGHGSRKGKAGARQNEKEDWQSRIRAQRRELRDLRDDGEISRSQYRELYDMASGGEFDSVGDLERYIDDNYGEQ, from the coding sequence ATGACTGACCTGAAAGCACAGAAGCGACTGGCGGCCGACGTGCTCGGCGTCGGGGAGAACCGCGTCTGGTTCGACCCCGACTCCCAGGGTGAAATCGCCGACGCCATCACCCGCGACGACGTGCGAGAACTCGTCGAGGAGGGCGTCATCGAGGCGGAGGACACCCAGGGCAACTCCCGGGGTCGGGCCCGCGAGCGCAACGAGAAGCGCTCCTACGGCCACCGGAAGGGACACGGCTCCCGGAAGGGCAAGGCCGGCGCACGGCAAAACGAGAAGGAGGACTGGCAGAGCCGCATCCGCGCACAGCGTCGCGAACTCCGCGACCTGCGCGACGACGGCGAAATCAGCCGCTCGCAGTACCGGGAGCTGTACGACATGGCCAGCGGTGGCGAGTTCGACAGCGTCGGGGACCTAGAGCGGTACATCGACGACAACTACGGTGAACAATAA
- a CDS encoding 50S ribosomal protein L32e — MSDEYDDLTDISGIGEAKAESLREAGYESVDDLRAASQDDLAAVEGISDALAARIKGDIGDLEVDDDSETDAEVDEDEPEAESEADEADETADADDADEGPSELEDIAGVGASKAEALREAGYDSVDAVRGASQSELAEVEGIGNALAARIKADVGDLEVAEETDAEVEEDEPEPEAEEEDVETELQPRGLVEKTPDLSDEEERLLTQRRRVGKPQFNRQDYHKKKRTPKSWRRPRGQLSKQRRGIKGKGDTVEAGFRTPKAVRGKHPSGFEEVHVENVDDLDGVDGDTEAVRIGSTVGARKRERIEEVAEEEGIRVLNPTYVEVEVEE; from the coding sequence ATGAGCGACGAGTACGACGACCTGACGGACATAAGCGGTATCGGCGAGGCGAAGGCCGAGTCGCTCCGGGAGGCCGGCTACGAGTCGGTCGACGACCTCCGGGCTGCGAGCCAGGATGACCTGGCGGCCGTCGAGGGCATCAGCGACGCCCTGGCGGCCCGCATCAAGGGCGACATCGGCGACCTCGAGGTCGACGACGACTCCGAGACCGACGCCGAGGTCGACGAGGACGAGCCGGAAGCCGAATCGGAGGCCGACGAGGCCGACGAGACGGCCGACGCCGACGACGCCGACGAGGGTCCCTCCGAACTGGAGGACATCGCCGGCGTCGGCGCCTCGAAGGCCGAGGCGCTCCGAGAGGCCGGCTACGACTCCGTGGACGCGGTCCGCGGCGCCAGCCAGTCGGAACTCGCCGAGGTCGAGGGCATCGGAAACGCCCTGGCGGCCCGCATCAAGGCCGACGTCGGCGACCTGGAGGTCGCCGAGGAGACCGACGCCGAGGTCGAAGAGGACGAGCCGGAACCCGAGGCCGAAGAGGAGGACGTCGAGACCGAACTGCAGCCCCGCGGACTCGTCGAGAAGACGCCCGATCTGAGCGACGAGGAGGAGCGACTCCTCACGCAGCGTCGCCGCGTCGGCAAGCCGCAGTTCAACCGACAGGACTACCACAAGAAGAAGCGGACGCCGAAATCGTGGCGCCGCCCCCGCGGCCAGCTGTCCAAGCAGCGCCGCGGCATCAAGGGGAAGGGCGACACGGTCGAGGCGGGCTTCCGGACGCCGAAGGCGGTGCGCGGCAAGCACCCCAGCGGCTTCGAGGAAGTCCACGTCGAGAACGTCGACGACCTCGACGGCGTCGACGGGGACACGGAAGCCGTCCGAATCGGCTCGACCGTCGGCGCTCGCAAGCGCGAGCGCATCGAGGAGGTCGCCGAAGAGGAAGGCATCCGCGTCCTCAACCCCACCTACGTCGAAGTGGAGGTCGAAGAATGA
- a CDS encoding 50S ribosomal protein L6, producing the protein MREEIDIPDEVTATMDHLELTVEGEEGNVTRRLWYPEITVEIEDGSVVIETDADDAKTRATVGTFRSHITNMIHGVTEGWEYEMEVFYSHFPMQVAVEGEEVVIENFLGEKAPRRTPVRGDTTVEVDGEELTIRGPSIEDVGQTAADIEQLTRVPDKDTRVFQDGVYITATPERGEV; encoded by the coding sequence ATGCGCGAAGAAATCGACATACCGGACGAGGTCACGGCGACGATGGACCACCTCGAGTTGACCGTCGAGGGCGAGGAGGGGAACGTCACGCGACGCCTCTGGTACCCCGAGATAACGGTCGAAATCGAGGACGGGTCGGTCGTCATCGAGACCGACGCCGACGACGCAAAGACCCGCGCGACGGTCGGCACCTTCCGCAGCCACATCACCAACATGATCCACGGCGTGACCGAGGGCTGGGAGTACGAGATGGAGGTCTTCTATTCCCACTTCCCGATGCAGGTCGCCGTGGAGGGCGAGGAGGTCGTCATCGAGAACTTCCTCGGCGAGAAGGCGCCGCGCCGCACCCCGGTTCGCGGCGACACCACCGTCGAGGTGGACGGCGAGGAGCTGACCATCCGCGGACCGAGCATCGAGGACGTCGGCCAGACGGCGGCCGACATCGAACAGCTGACGCGCGTGCCCGACAAGGACACCCGCGTCTTCCAGGACGGCGTCTACATCACGGCGACGCCCGAGCGAGGTGAGGTCTGA
- a CDS encoding 30S ribosomal protein S8, giving the protein MADNDPLASALSGLDNAESVGHLDQTIEPASNEIGSVLEVFYDRGYIDGFQFVEDGKAGRFEVELKGAINECGAVKPRYSAGADEFEKWEKRFLPARDYGTLVVTTSHGIMSHYDARREGVGGQVIAYVY; this is encoded by the coding sequence ATGGCGGACAACGATCCACTGGCCAGCGCGCTGTCGGGACTCGACAACGCCGAGAGCGTCGGCCACCTAGACCAGACGATAGAGCCCGCCTCGAACGAGATCGGTTCCGTGCTCGAGGTCTTCTACGACCGCGGGTACATCGACGGCTTCCAGTTCGTCGAGGACGGCAAGGCCGGTCGATTCGAGGTCGAACTGAAAGGCGCGATCAACGAGTGTGGCGCGGTCAAGCCCCGCTACTCGGCGGGCGCAGACGAGTTCGAGAAGTGGGAGAAGCGGTTCCTCCCCGCCCGCGACTACGGGACGCTCGTCGTCACGACCAGCCACGGCATCATGAGCCACTACGACGCCCGCAGAGAGGGCGTCGGTGGCCAGGTGATCGCATACGTATACTGA
- a CDS encoding 30S ribosomal protein S14 translates to MTEQETGEQAAKRTGQLEACQRCGREQGLVGKYDIWLCRQCFREVARGMGFKKYS, encoded by the coding sequence ATGACAGAACAGGAAACAGGCGAGCAGGCCGCGAAGCGAACCGGCCAGCTCGAGGCGTGTCAGCGCTGCGGGCGCGAGCAGGGTCTCGTCGGCAAGTACGACATCTGGCTGTGCCGACAGTGCTTCCGCGAGGTCGCCCGCGGCATGGGATTCAAGAAGTACAGCTAA
- a CDS encoding 50S ribosomal protein L5, protein MSSESEAGEFHEMREPAVEKVVVHMGIGRGGEPLAQAEEILGEITEQKPVRTTAERTIQDFNVREGDPIGAKVTLRGADAESFLETALPLADVSASQFDETGNFSFGVEEHTEFPGQEYDPEIGIYGLDVTVNLVRPGYRVKKRDKVSRSIPSRHRLNAEDAIAFLESNFDVEVSE, encoded by the coding sequence ATGAGCTCCGAATCGGAGGCCGGCGAGTTCCACGAGATGCGGGAACCGGCCGTCGAGAAGGTCGTCGTCCACATGGGCATCGGGCGCGGCGGCGAGCCGCTGGCCCAGGCCGAGGAGATCCTCGGCGAGATTACGGAGCAAAAGCCCGTGCGGACGACCGCCGAACGGACCATCCAGGACTTCAACGTCCGGGAGGGCGACCCCATCGGCGCGAAGGTGACCCTCCGCGGTGCCGACGCGGAGTCGTTCCTCGAGACCGCGCTGCCGCTTGCCGACGTCTCGGCGTCGCAGTTCGACGAGACCGGTAACTTCAGCTTCGGCGTCGAGGAGCACACCGAGTTCCCGGGCCAGGAGTACGACCCCGAGATCGGCATCTACGGGCTGGACGTGACGGTGAACCTCGTCCGGCCCGGTTACCGTGTCAAAAAGCGGGACAAGGTGTCCCGTTCGATTCCGTCGCGGCACCGACTGAACGCCGAGGACGCCATCGCGTTCCTCGAATCGAACTTCGACGTGGAGGTATCCGAATGA
- a CDS encoding 30S ribosomal protein S4e — protein MSNHQKRLSVPKSWPVERKEETYTTKADAGPHGESGVPLLIVLRDVLGYVDSKKEARFALGQDSVLVNGTPVSDEARPIGMFDILTFREREEHYRVFPDEGGRLSLTPIDADSAGSKLGKIEGKRQVPGGDTQLTLHDGQTLLVEDGEYATNDSIVVSNDGDEVVAHFTYEEGALVTAVQGAHAGRIGTVDEIQVTPGSSDNNVLIEDFEGDDDFETVEEYVVVIDENFVEGADAGDESEAADEAESEAADEADDGGDDE, from the coding sequence ATGAGTAACCACCAGAAGCGACTCTCGGTCCCGAAGTCCTGGCCGGTCGAGCGGAAGGAAGAGACCTACACGACGAAGGCGGACGCGGGTCCGCACGGCGAGAGCGGCGTGCCGCTGCTCATCGTCCTGCGGGACGTGCTCGGCTACGTCGACTCGAAGAAGGAAGCGCGCTTCGCGCTCGGCCAGGACAGCGTCCTGGTCAACGGGACGCCGGTCTCGGACGAGGCCCGGCCGATCGGGATGTTCGACATCCTGACGTTCCGCGAGCGCGAGGAGCACTACCGCGTGTTCCCCGACGAGGGCGGTCGGCTCTCGCTGACCCCCATCGACGCGGACTCGGCGGGCTCGAAACTCGGCAAGATCGAGGGCAAGCGCCAGGTACCCGGCGGCGACACCCAGTTGACGCTGCACGACGGGCAGACGCTGCTCGTCGAGGACGGCGAGTACGCCACGAACGACTCCATCGTCGTCTCCAACGACGGCGACGAGGTCGTCGCGCACTTCACCTACGAGGAGGGTGCGCTGGTGACGGCAGTGCAGGGCGCCCACGCCGGCCGCATCGGCACCGTCGACGAGATTCAGGTCACGCCCGGTTCCTCGGACAACAACGTCCTCATCGAGGACTTCGAGGGCGACGACGACTTCGAGACCGTCGAGGAGTACGTCGTCGTCATCGACGAGAACTTCGTCGAGGGCGCCGACGCCGGGGACGAGTCCGAAGCGGCCGACGAGGCGGAGTCCGAAGCGGCCGACGAGGCCGACGACGGAGGTGACGACGAATGA
- the rplX gene encoding 50S ribosomal protein L24: MTRQPHKQRNRQERATLHEKQKQVRAPLSGELREEYGQRSVRVNEGDTVEVQRGDFAGESGEVVDVDLRAAEINVEDVTIETADGEEVPRALDASNVQVTELDLEDDRREARLQEDDE, from the coding sequence ATGACCCGACAACCACACAAACAGCGCAACCGACAGGAGCGCGCCACGCTGCACGAGAAGCAGAAGCAGGTTCGGGCGCCGCTGTCCGGCGAACTCCGCGAGGAGTACGGCCAGCGGAGCGTCCGCGTCAACGAGGGCGACACCGTCGAGGTCCAGCGCGGCGACTTCGCCGGCGAGTCCGGCGAGGTCGTCGACGTCGACCTCCGGGCCGCCGAAATCAACGTCGAGGACGTCACCATCGAGACGGCCGACGGCGAGGAGGTCCCGCGGGCCCTCGACGCCAGCAACGTCCAGGTGACGGAACTGGACCTCGAGGACGACCGCCGCGAGGCGCGCCTCCAGGAGGACGACGAATGA